A part of Puntigrus tetrazona isolate hp1 chromosome 21, ASM1883169v1, whole genome shotgun sequence genomic DNA contains:
- the LOC122326861 gene encoding complement factor B-like — MCGLPRLLFHLLCEPDKDIMEHEPWMNLFLLVILCPFITGAPSSVSCPNDNLSIRGGRFSFSKDGSIVRYTCSEGYYPTIRIRRCIKSRWNPLPKRKQPECKKITCPDPRGFENGEVYPNQKQFFVNDTTHYSCHSGYDFRGSGTRVCQANGKWSGGTPVCGRNSDHCPDPGVPAGSTRTGHVFNIDDKVSYRCVNKLTLIGSKERICQENGQWSGTEPQCYADFTYDSPEEASEGFSSSLKSNLAVSQQYEVTDQYGKKIRVGSGGKLDIYIVLDVSDSIDEEEFKKAKGVIKTLIEKISYYEVSPNYEILIFATDVARIVSMRDFKSGQNNNLLDILQRLKDYDYNSKGDRTGTDIARAYRSILESMQIEQMRDKEEFKKTQHIVIMFTDGQANMGGNPRLWVDKIKDLVKQNTLSEEQDNLDLYVFGMGDDVNSEDINDLKTDRGNEKFFFKLQNLEDLQQTFDGMIDEGTSVSLCGLYKDYDDGTNSHKRHRYPWLAKISVTRNNGKISNCVGSLVTSSFILTAAHCFRFGDTRERISVDLGSDIKGIKVKAYIPHKLYNVTAKKNLGIPEYYEFDVALIQLEKPVILGLGLRPICIPCTKEASGALRLTNKEGTCKKHKEELMSAETVKASFMSIMGKIVERKDITIKQGKWRDSCVQDAKKADGITAKNARDIVTDNFLCSGGIEPTVDDIACKGDSGGATFVVPGNRIVQVGVVSWGVKDLCKDSRKPRPDSHTRDYHTSLFSPEVRKFLQLYLGDEKLGTPLTFL; from the exons ATGTGTGGCCTTCCCCGGTTGTTGTTTCATTTGCTGTGTGAACCTGACAAGGACATCATGGAGCATGAACCATGGATGAATCTATTCCTGCTCGTCATACTGTGTCCTTTTATAACTG GTGCTCCATCCTCTGTTTCGTGCCCCAATGACAATCTCAGTATTAGGGGAGGGAGATTTTCTTTCTCAAAAGATGGGAGCATTGTAAGATACACCTGTTCAGAAGGCTATTACCCAACCATTAGGATCCGTCGCTGTATCAAAAGCAGATGGAACCCGTTGCCCAAAAGAAAACAACCGGAGTGCAAGA AAATCACATGTCCTGATCCTCGTGGTTTCGAAAATGGAGAGGTGTATCCAAATCAGAAACAGTTTTTTGTGAACGACACCACCCACTACTCGTGTCATTCTGGCTATGATTTCCGTGGCTCGGGGACTCGGGTTTGCCAGGCGAATGGGAAATGGAGTGGAGGCACCCCAGTCTGTGGACGAAACT CTGACCACTGTCCCGATCCTGGGGTTCCCGCTGGCTCTACAAGAACAGGCCACGTGTTTAATATAGATGACAAAGTCTCGTACCGCTGTGTAAATAAGTTGACTCTGATTGGTTCCAAGGAGCGAATCTGTCAGGAAAATGGCCAGTGGTCAGGAACAGAGCCACAATGTTACG CTGATTTCACATATGACAGCCCAGAAGAAGCATCAGAGGGTTTCAGCAGTTCTCTAAAGTCAAATCTAGCGGTTTCTCAACAGTACGAAGTAACAG AtcagtatggaaaaaaaatccgAGTGGGTAGTGGGGGGAAGCTTGACATCTACATTGTTCTGGATGTATCTGACAGCATAGACGAAGAGGAATTTAAGAAGGCAAAAGGTGTCATCAAAACACTTATAGAAAAG ATCAGTTATTATGAAGTCTCCCCAAACTATGAGATCCTGATTTTTGCCACAGACGTTGCTCGGATAGTCTCCATGAGGGACTTCAAAAGTGGGCAAAATAATAACCTGTTAGATATTCTTCAAAGACTGAAGGATTATGATTATAACA GCAAAGGTGATCGAACAGGAACTGATATTGCCCGGGCCTATAGGAGCATTTTAGAAAGTATGCAAATAGAGCAGATGAGGGATAAAGAGGAATTCAAGAAGACCCAACATATTGTGATCATGTTCACTGATG GTCAGGCCAACATGGGTGGTAATCCAAGACTATGGGTGGACAAGATCAAAGATCTTGTCAAACAAAATACTCTTTCAGAGGAGCAGGACAACCTTG ACCTGTATGTGTTTGGGATGGGAGATGATGTGAACTCCGAAGACATTAATGATTTAAAGACCGACAGGGGAAATGAGAAGTTTTTCTTCAAGCTTCAGAACTTGGAAGATTTGCAGCAGACATTTGACGGCATGATTG ATGAGGGCACCAGTGTATCATTATGTGGTCTTTACAAAGACTACGACGATGGCACTAATTCCCACAAACGTCATCGATACCCCTGGTTGGCAAAGATCAGTGTGACT CGCAACAATGGAAAAATTTCTAATTGCGTGGGGTCATTAGTCACCTCAAGCTTTATTCTGACAGCGGCTCACTGCTTCAGGTTTGGTGACACACGTGAAAGGATATCTGTTGATTTGGGTTCAGACATTAAAG gaaTAAAAGTGAAAGCGTACATACCTCATAAACTCTATAACGTTACAGCGAAAAAGAACTTGGGAATACCTGAATATTATGAGTTTGACGTGGCACTTATTCAGTTGGAGAAACCTGTCATTTTGGGTCTTGGTCTTCG GCCAATCTGCATCCCCTGCACCAAAGAAGCAAGTGGAGCTCTGAGACTTACGAACAAGGAAGGAACATGCAAAAAACATA AGGAAGAGCTAATGAGTGCAGAAACTGTGAAAGCTTCTTTCATGTCGATCATGGGAAAAATCGTTGAGAGGAAAGACATCACGATCAAGCAGGGAAAATGG CGGGATTCTTGTGTTCAAGATGCCAAAAAAGCTGACGGAATTACTGCGAAAAATGCTAGAGACATTGTTACAGATAATTTTCTGTGCAGCGGCGGTATCGAACCTACTGTAGATGATATTGCCTGCAAAG GCGACTCTGGTGGGGCCACTTTTGTCGTTCCTGGCAATCGAATAGTCCAG GTGGGTGTTGTCAGTTGGGGAGTGAAGGATCTGTGCAAGGACAGCCGGAAGCCTAGGCCTGATTCACACACCAGAGATTACCACACAAGTCTGTTCAGTCCAGAAGTACGCAAATTCCTTCAGCTCTACCTAGGAGATGAGAAATTGGGAACCCCTCTTACATTCCTGTGA